The following coding sequences are from one Canis lupus baileyi chromosome 19, mCanLup2.hap1, whole genome shotgun sequence window:
- the UHRF1 gene encoding E3 ubiquitin-protein ligase UHRF1 isoform X2, with protein MRGARPGCQEVGQRQEGGDRPYRSTSCTEPMEDGHTLFDYDVRLNDTIQLLVRQSLVLPPSSSKERDSELSDTDSGCCLGQSESDKSSNSGEAASEADGKAGLADEDTWDETELGLYKVNEYVDARDTNMGAWFEAQVVRVTRKAPSQDEPCSSTSSSTPEDDVIYHVKYDDYPENGVVQMSSRDVRARARNILKWQELEVGQVVMLNYNPDNPKERGFWYDAEILRKRETRTARELYANVRIGGDSLNDCRIIFVDEVFKIEHPGEGSPVIENPMRRKSGPSCKHCKDDESKTCRVCACHLCGGKQDPDKQLMCDECDMAFHIYCLRPPLSSIPKEDEWYCPECRNDASEVVLAGEKLKESKKKAKMASATSSSQRDWGKGMACVGRTKECTIVPSNHYGPIPGIPVGTMWRFRVQVSESGVHRPHVAGIHGRSNDGAYSLVLAGGYEDDVDHGNSFTYTGSGGRDLSGNKRTAEQSCDQKLTNTNRALALNCSAPINDRKGAEAKDWRSGKPVRVVRNVKGRKHSKYAPAEGNRYDGIYKVVRYWPEKGKSGFLVWRYLLRRDDTEPGPWTKEGKDRIKKLGLTMQYPEGYLEARARKEKEKENSKREAEEEEGEEEEEGFTSPRKGKRKSKSRGGKGGAGSPGGTPKKSKVEPYSLTAQQSSLIKEDESNTKLWSEILKSLKDGPFQKFLSKVEEAFQCICCQELVYRPITTVCQHNVCKDCLDRSFRAQVFSCPACRYDLGRSYAMQVNQPLQAILNQLFPGYGSGR; from the exons ATGCGGGGGGCCCGGCCTGGCTGCCAGGAGGTGGGACAGCGACAGGAGGGTGGGGACAGGCCTTACCGCAGCACCTCGTGCACTGAGCCA ATGGAGGACGGCCACACTCTCTTTGACTATGACGTTCGCCTGAATGACACCATCCAGCTCCTGGTCCGCCAGAGCCTTGTGCTCCCCCCCAGCAGCAGCAAGGAGAGGGACTCTGAACTGTCGGACACCGATTCCGGCTGCTGCCTGGGCCAGAGCGAGTCCGACAAGTCCTCAAACAGCGGCGAGGCGGCCTCAGAGGCGGACGGGAAGGCAGGCCTAGCGGATGAAGACACGTGGGACGAGACGGAGCTGGGTCTGTACAAG GTCAATGAGTATGTCGATGCTCGGGACACAAACATGGGAGCGTGGTTTGAGGCCCAGGTTGTCAGGGTGACGAGGAAGGCCCCGTCTCAGGATGAGCCCTGCAGCTCCACCTCCAGCTCGACACCAGAAGACGACGTCATTTATCACGTGAAATATGATGA CTACCCGGAGAACGGAGTGGTCCAGATGAGTTCCCGTGATGTCCGGGCTCGTGCCCGAAACATTCTCAAGTGGCAGGAGCTGGAGGTGGGCCAGGTGGTCATGCTCAACTATAACCCCGACAATCCCAAGGAGCGTGGCTTCTGGTATGATGCAGAGATACTACGGAAGCGCGAGACCCGGACGGCGCGGGAGCTGTACGCCAACGTCCGGATCGG GGGTGATTCTCTCAATGACTGTCGGATCATCTTTGTGGACGAGGTGTTCAAGATCGAGCACCCGGGCGAGGGAAGCCCTGTCATTGAAAACCCGATGCGGA GGAAGAGCGGGCCCTCCTGCAAGCATTGCAAGGACGATGAGAGCAAGACCTGCCGGGTGTGTGCCTGTCACCTGTGCGGGGGCAAGCAGGACCCTGACAAGCAGCTCATGTGTGACGAGTGTGACATGGCCTTCCACATATACTGTCTGCGCCCGCCCCTTAGCAGCATTCCCAAGGAGGACGAGTG GTATTGCCCCGAGTGTCGGAATGATGCCAGTGAGGTGGTGCTGGCCGGGGAGAAGCTGAAGGAGAGTAAGAAGAAGGCGAAGATGGCATCAGCCACGTCCTCCTCGCAGCGGGACTGGGGCAAG GGCATGGCGTGTGTGGGGCGTACCAAGGAATGCACCATCGTCCCGTCCAACCACTACGGACCCATCCCGGGGATTCCTGTGGGCACCATGTGGAGGTTCAGAGTCCAG GTCAGTGAGTCAGGGGTCCATCGACCTCACGTGGCGGGCATCCACGGCCGGAGCAACGATGGGGCTTACTCCCTGGTCCTGGCTGGGGGATATGAGGATGATGTG GACCACGGGAACTCTTTCACGTACACGGGCAGCGGTGGTCGGGACCTTTCTGGCAACAAACGGACTGCAGAACAGTCTTGTGATCAGAAGCTCACCAACACCAACAG GGCGCTGGCTCTGAACTGCAGCGCCCCCATCAATGACCGCAAGGGGGCCGAGGCCAAAGACTGGCGATCCGGGAAGCCCGTGCGGGTGGTGAGGAACGTGAAGGGTCGCAAGCATAGCAAATACGCCCCGGCCGAAGGCAACCGATACGACGGCATCTACAAG GTCGTGAGGTACTGGCCAGAGAAGGGGAAATCGGGTTTCCTGGTGTGGCGCTACCTCCTGCGGAGGGACGACACGGAACCTGGCCCCTGGACCAAGGAAGGGAAGGACCGGATCAAGAAGCTGGGGCTGACCATGCAG TATCCGGAAGGCTACCTGGAGGCCCGGgccagaaaggagaaggagaaggagaacagcaagagagaggccgaggaggaggagggggaggaggaagaggagggcttCACGTCCCCCAGGAAGGGCAAGCGCAAGAGCAAGTCCAGAG GTGGCAAGGGCGGTGCTGGGTCCCCAGGAGGGACACCTAAGAAAAGCAAAGTGGAGCCCTACAGCCTCACGGCCCAGCAGAGCAGCCTCATCAAGGAGGACGAGAGCAACACTAAGCTGTGGAGCGAGATCCTCAAGTCGCTCAAAGATGGGCCG TTCCAGAAGTTCCTGAGTAAGGTGGAGGAGGCGTTCCAGTGCATCTGCTGCCAGGAGCTGGTGTATCGCCCCATCACGACCGTGTGCCAGCATAACGTGTGCAAG GACTGCCTGGACAGATCCTTCCGGGCTCAGGTGTTCAGCTGCCCGGCCTGCCGCTACGACCTGGGCCGGAGTTATGCCATGCAGGTGAACCAGCCGCTGCAGGCCATCCTCAACCAGCTCTTCCCCGGCTACGGCAGCGGGCGGTGA
- the UHRF1 gene encoding E3 ubiquitin-protein ligase UHRF1 isoform X1 codes for MWIQVRTMDGKVAHTVDSLSRLTKVEELRRKIQELFHVEPGLQRLFYRGKQMEDGHTLFDYDVRLNDTIQLLVRQSLVLPPSSSKERDSELSDTDSGCCLGQSESDKSSNSGEAASEADGKAGLADEDTWDETELGLYKVNEYVDARDTNMGAWFEAQVVRVTRKAPSQDEPCSSTSSSTPEDDVIYHVKYDDYPENGVVQMSSRDVRARARNILKWQELEVGQVVMLNYNPDNPKERGFWYDAEILRKRETRTARELYANVRIGGDSLNDCRIIFVDEVFKIEHPGEGSPVIENPMRRKSGPSCKHCKDDESKTCRVCACHLCGGKQDPDKQLMCDECDMAFHIYCLRPPLSSIPKEDEWYCPECRNDASEVVLAGEKLKESKKKAKMASATSSSQRDWGKGMACVGRTKECTIVPSNHYGPIPGIPVGTMWRFRVQVSESGVHRPHVAGIHGRSNDGAYSLVLAGGYEDDVDHGNSFTYTGSGGRDLSGNKRTAEQSCDQKLTNTNRALALNCSAPINDRKGAEAKDWRSGKPVRVVRNVKGRKHSKYAPAEGNRYDGIYKVVRYWPEKGKSGFLVWRYLLRRDDTEPGPWTKEGKDRIKKLGLTMQYPEGYLEARARKEKEKENSKREAEEEEGEEEEEGFTSPRKGKRKSKSRGGKGGAGSPGGTPKKSKVEPYSLTAQQSSLIKEDESNTKLWSEILKSLKDGPFQKFLSKVEEAFQCICCQELVYRPITTVCQHNVCKDCLDRSFRAQVFSCPACRYDLGRSYAMQVNQPLQAILNQLFPGYGSGR; via the exons CATGGACGGGAAGGTGGCCCACACCGTGGACTCACTGTCCAGGCTGACCAAGGTGGAGGAGCTGAGGAGGAAGATCCAGGAGCTGTTCCACGTGGAGCCAGGCCTGCAGAGGCTTTTCTACAGGGGCAAGCAG ATGGAGGACGGCCACACTCTCTTTGACTATGACGTTCGCCTGAATGACACCATCCAGCTCCTGGTCCGCCAGAGCCTTGTGCTCCCCCCCAGCAGCAGCAAGGAGAGGGACTCTGAACTGTCGGACACCGATTCCGGCTGCTGCCTGGGCCAGAGCGAGTCCGACAAGTCCTCAAACAGCGGCGAGGCGGCCTCAGAGGCGGACGGGAAGGCAGGCCTAGCGGATGAAGACACGTGGGACGAGACGGAGCTGGGTCTGTACAAG GTCAATGAGTATGTCGATGCTCGGGACACAAACATGGGAGCGTGGTTTGAGGCCCAGGTTGTCAGGGTGACGAGGAAGGCCCCGTCTCAGGATGAGCCCTGCAGCTCCACCTCCAGCTCGACACCAGAAGACGACGTCATTTATCACGTGAAATATGATGA CTACCCGGAGAACGGAGTGGTCCAGATGAGTTCCCGTGATGTCCGGGCTCGTGCCCGAAACATTCTCAAGTGGCAGGAGCTGGAGGTGGGCCAGGTGGTCATGCTCAACTATAACCCCGACAATCCCAAGGAGCGTGGCTTCTGGTATGATGCAGAGATACTACGGAAGCGCGAGACCCGGACGGCGCGGGAGCTGTACGCCAACGTCCGGATCGG GGGTGATTCTCTCAATGACTGTCGGATCATCTTTGTGGACGAGGTGTTCAAGATCGAGCACCCGGGCGAGGGAAGCCCTGTCATTGAAAACCCGATGCGGA GGAAGAGCGGGCCCTCCTGCAAGCATTGCAAGGACGATGAGAGCAAGACCTGCCGGGTGTGTGCCTGTCACCTGTGCGGGGGCAAGCAGGACCCTGACAAGCAGCTCATGTGTGACGAGTGTGACATGGCCTTCCACATATACTGTCTGCGCCCGCCCCTTAGCAGCATTCCCAAGGAGGACGAGTG GTATTGCCCCGAGTGTCGGAATGATGCCAGTGAGGTGGTGCTGGCCGGGGAGAAGCTGAAGGAGAGTAAGAAGAAGGCGAAGATGGCATCAGCCACGTCCTCCTCGCAGCGGGACTGGGGCAAG GGCATGGCGTGTGTGGGGCGTACCAAGGAATGCACCATCGTCCCGTCCAACCACTACGGACCCATCCCGGGGATTCCTGTGGGCACCATGTGGAGGTTCAGAGTCCAG GTCAGTGAGTCAGGGGTCCATCGACCTCACGTGGCGGGCATCCACGGCCGGAGCAACGATGGGGCTTACTCCCTGGTCCTGGCTGGGGGATATGAGGATGATGTG GACCACGGGAACTCTTTCACGTACACGGGCAGCGGTGGTCGGGACCTTTCTGGCAACAAACGGACTGCAGAACAGTCTTGTGATCAGAAGCTCACCAACACCAACAG GGCGCTGGCTCTGAACTGCAGCGCCCCCATCAATGACCGCAAGGGGGCCGAGGCCAAAGACTGGCGATCCGGGAAGCCCGTGCGGGTGGTGAGGAACGTGAAGGGTCGCAAGCATAGCAAATACGCCCCGGCCGAAGGCAACCGATACGACGGCATCTACAAG GTCGTGAGGTACTGGCCAGAGAAGGGGAAATCGGGTTTCCTGGTGTGGCGCTACCTCCTGCGGAGGGACGACACGGAACCTGGCCCCTGGACCAAGGAAGGGAAGGACCGGATCAAGAAGCTGGGGCTGACCATGCAG TATCCGGAAGGCTACCTGGAGGCCCGGgccagaaaggagaaggagaaggagaacagcaagagagaggccgaggaggaggagggggaggaggaagaggagggcttCACGTCCCCCAGGAAGGGCAAGCGCAAGAGCAAGTCCAGAG GTGGCAAGGGCGGTGCTGGGTCCCCAGGAGGGACACCTAAGAAAAGCAAAGTGGAGCCCTACAGCCTCACGGCCCAGCAGAGCAGCCTCATCAAGGAGGACGAGAGCAACACTAAGCTGTGGAGCGAGATCCTCAAGTCGCTCAAAGATGGGCCG TTCCAGAAGTTCCTGAGTAAGGTGGAGGAGGCGTTCCAGTGCATCTGCTGCCAGGAGCTGGTGTATCGCCCCATCACGACCGTGTGCCAGCATAACGTGTGCAAG GACTGCCTGGACAGATCCTTCCGGGCTCAGGTGTTCAGCTGCCCGGCCTGCCGCTACGACCTGGGCCGGAGTTATGCCATGCAGGTGAACCAGCCGCTGCAGGCCATCCTCAACCAGCTCTTCCCCGGCTACGGCAGCGGGCGGTGA
- the UHRF1 gene encoding E3 ubiquitin-protein ligase UHRF1 isoform X3, with protein sequence MRGARPGCQEMEDGHTLFDYDVRLNDTIQLLVRQSLVLPPSSSKERDSELSDTDSGCCLGQSESDKSSNSGEAASEADGKAGLADEDTWDETELGLYKVNEYVDARDTNMGAWFEAQVVRVTRKAPSQDEPCSSTSSSTPEDDVIYHVKYDDYPENGVVQMSSRDVRARARNILKWQELEVGQVVMLNYNPDNPKERGFWYDAEILRKRETRTARELYANVRIGGDSLNDCRIIFVDEVFKIEHPGEGSPVIENPMRRKSGPSCKHCKDDESKTCRVCACHLCGGKQDPDKQLMCDECDMAFHIYCLRPPLSSIPKEDEWYCPECRNDASEVVLAGEKLKESKKKAKMASATSSSQRDWGKGMACVGRTKECTIVPSNHYGPIPGIPVGTMWRFRVQVSESGVHRPHVAGIHGRSNDGAYSLVLAGGYEDDVDHGNSFTYTGSGGRDLSGNKRTAEQSCDQKLTNTNRALALNCSAPINDRKGAEAKDWRSGKPVRVVRNVKGRKHSKYAPAEGNRYDGIYKVVRYWPEKGKSGFLVWRYLLRRDDTEPGPWTKEGKDRIKKLGLTMQYPEGYLEARARKEKEKENSKREAEEEEGEEEEEGFTSPRKGKRKSKSRGGKGGAGSPGGTPKKSKVEPYSLTAQQSSLIKEDESNTKLWSEILKSLKDGPFQKFLSKVEEAFQCICCQELVYRPITTVCQHNVCKDCLDRSFRAQVFSCPACRYDLGRSYAMQVNQPLQAILNQLFPGYGSGR encoded by the exons ATGCGGGGGGCCCGGCCTGGCTGCCAGGAG ATGGAGGACGGCCACACTCTCTTTGACTATGACGTTCGCCTGAATGACACCATCCAGCTCCTGGTCCGCCAGAGCCTTGTGCTCCCCCCCAGCAGCAGCAAGGAGAGGGACTCTGAACTGTCGGACACCGATTCCGGCTGCTGCCTGGGCCAGAGCGAGTCCGACAAGTCCTCAAACAGCGGCGAGGCGGCCTCAGAGGCGGACGGGAAGGCAGGCCTAGCGGATGAAGACACGTGGGACGAGACGGAGCTGGGTCTGTACAAG GTCAATGAGTATGTCGATGCTCGGGACACAAACATGGGAGCGTGGTTTGAGGCCCAGGTTGTCAGGGTGACGAGGAAGGCCCCGTCTCAGGATGAGCCCTGCAGCTCCACCTCCAGCTCGACACCAGAAGACGACGTCATTTATCACGTGAAATATGATGA CTACCCGGAGAACGGAGTGGTCCAGATGAGTTCCCGTGATGTCCGGGCTCGTGCCCGAAACATTCTCAAGTGGCAGGAGCTGGAGGTGGGCCAGGTGGTCATGCTCAACTATAACCCCGACAATCCCAAGGAGCGTGGCTTCTGGTATGATGCAGAGATACTACGGAAGCGCGAGACCCGGACGGCGCGGGAGCTGTACGCCAACGTCCGGATCGG GGGTGATTCTCTCAATGACTGTCGGATCATCTTTGTGGACGAGGTGTTCAAGATCGAGCACCCGGGCGAGGGAAGCCCTGTCATTGAAAACCCGATGCGGA GGAAGAGCGGGCCCTCCTGCAAGCATTGCAAGGACGATGAGAGCAAGACCTGCCGGGTGTGTGCCTGTCACCTGTGCGGGGGCAAGCAGGACCCTGACAAGCAGCTCATGTGTGACGAGTGTGACATGGCCTTCCACATATACTGTCTGCGCCCGCCCCTTAGCAGCATTCCCAAGGAGGACGAGTG GTATTGCCCCGAGTGTCGGAATGATGCCAGTGAGGTGGTGCTGGCCGGGGAGAAGCTGAAGGAGAGTAAGAAGAAGGCGAAGATGGCATCAGCCACGTCCTCCTCGCAGCGGGACTGGGGCAAG GGCATGGCGTGTGTGGGGCGTACCAAGGAATGCACCATCGTCCCGTCCAACCACTACGGACCCATCCCGGGGATTCCTGTGGGCACCATGTGGAGGTTCAGAGTCCAG GTCAGTGAGTCAGGGGTCCATCGACCTCACGTGGCGGGCATCCACGGCCGGAGCAACGATGGGGCTTACTCCCTGGTCCTGGCTGGGGGATATGAGGATGATGTG GACCACGGGAACTCTTTCACGTACACGGGCAGCGGTGGTCGGGACCTTTCTGGCAACAAACGGACTGCAGAACAGTCTTGTGATCAGAAGCTCACCAACACCAACAG GGCGCTGGCTCTGAACTGCAGCGCCCCCATCAATGACCGCAAGGGGGCCGAGGCCAAAGACTGGCGATCCGGGAAGCCCGTGCGGGTGGTGAGGAACGTGAAGGGTCGCAAGCATAGCAAATACGCCCCGGCCGAAGGCAACCGATACGACGGCATCTACAAG GTCGTGAGGTACTGGCCAGAGAAGGGGAAATCGGGTTTCCTGGTGTGGCGCTACCTCCTGCGGAGGGACGACACGGAACCTGGCCCCTGGACCAAGGAAGGGAAGGACCGGATCAAGAAGCTGGGGCTGACCATGCAG TATCCGGAAGGCTACCTGGAGGCCCGGgccagaaaggagaaggagaaggagaacagcaagagagaggccgaggaggaggagggggaggaggaagaggagggcttCACGTCCCCCAGGAAGGGCAAGCGCAAGAGCAAGTCCAGAG GTGGCAAGGGCGGTGCTGGGTCCCCAGGAGGGACACCTAAGAAAAGCAAAGTGGAGCCCTACAGCCTCACGGCCCAGCAGAGCAGCCTCATCAAGGAGGACGAGAGCAACACTAAGCTGTGGAGCGAGATCCTCAAGTCGCTCAAAGATGGGCCG TTCCAGAAGTTCCTGAGTAAGGTGGAGGAGGCGTTCCAGTGCATCTGCTGCCAGGAGCTGGTGTATCGCCCCATCACGACCGTGTGCCAGCATAACGTGTGCAAG GACTGCCTGGACAGATCCTTCCGGGCTCAGGTGTTCAGCTGCCCGGCCTGCCGCTACGACCTGGGCCGGAGTTATGCCATGCAGGTGAACCAGCCGCTGCAGGCCATCCTCAACCAGCTCTTCCCCGGCTACGGCAGCGGGCGGTGA